The DNA window GCGGCGGCGAGGTAGGCCGCGTAGGCGTACCCCTGCACCTCGATCACGGCGACGTGACCGCTCACGTCCACCCCGCCTTCCGTGAAGGTGGAGTCGCCGCTGTCCTTCCACACCGCGTTCGTGATGCCGCCGGGGTCGGGGGTGTACTCGATCAGGCCGTCGCCGTCCGGGTCACCCAGGGTGGTCAGCCACTCCAGCGCGGCCTCCCAGTTCGGGCGCAGCTCACGGGCGAGGTCGGGGCGCTTCTGGCTCAGCTCACCCACCAGCCACACGAAAAGGGGTGTGGCGTCGGCGGTCGCGTAGTAGGGGCGGTGCGGCGTGCGGCCCAGCCGGGTGAGCTCGCCCACCCGCTCCTCGTGCATAATCTTGCCGGGCTCCTCCAGCGTGGCCGGGTCGTGCTTCCTCCCCTGCCGCGCGGCCAGGAAGCGGGCGACGGTCACGGCGAGGTCCGGGTGCTGTTCGTGCACGAGAAGGGCGATGATCAGGCTGTCGCGGCCAAAGGGGGCTACGAACCACGGCAGCCCCGCCGCCGGGAAGGGGCCGAAGTCGGTGTGGAAGCTCAGGCTGCGCAGGTCCTGCACGCTGCGCTCGACCACCTGCGCGTCGAGGGGGTCGGGCAGCGTGACGGGCGGGCGCAGGGCCGCGTACTCGCGGGCAAGGGCGTCCGGGTCGCCGGGAGTGGGCTCCTCGTCCCCCTGGAGGGGAAAGACGCTCACCCGAATCTCGGTGTCCCCGGTGATCTCCCAGACGAGCGCCCCGCCGTCCCAACTCGGCGCCGGGCTCGCCCGCACGAGCGTCCGGCAGCGCAACCCGTCCCGGGCCGTGTAGCTGAACTCCACTCCGCCCGGCGTCTCGCGCGCCTCCACCTCCCGCGCGCCGAGCTTGCCCGGCCAGCCGCGCACCTCGAACATGTCGAGGAAGTCCGCGCCGAGCTCCAGGCTCAGGCGGTGGGTGCCGGGCTCGTACAGGGTGACCCGCAGGTGGTCGCGCAGCTCGGTCCCGGTGACGGTGAGGTCGCGGGTGATCCCGACCCGCATGGTGTAGCCCACGTTGGGGTTCGCCGCCTGCTCGTGGAGCCAGAAGGGCCAGCGCTCGTGCAGGACGAGGTGCTGCGGGGGCTGGCCGTCCAGCCTCCAGGCGTAGCGGGAGAGGTATCGGGTGTCGCGGCGGTACAGGCCCCCCTCCTCGCCGACAGCCTGGTAGTGGCGGTTGCCGACGAGGTAGAGGTCGTTTTCCTTGAGGACGGTGCGGGTGCTCAGCATGGGGGTCTTTCTGGGGTGGGGGAGAGGAGGATGGAAAGGAGAAGCTTACCCCTTGACGGCACTGTCGGCCCCGGTGTCCACGAAGTAACGCTGGAAGATCACGAAGACGATGATGACGGGAATGGCGCTGAGAACGGCGCCCGCCAGGATCAGGCCGTAATCGCCCTGCCCGCCGTAGGCCTGCCGGAAGCTGGAGAGGCCCACCGTCAGCGTGAAGTTGGTGTTCTCGCGCAGCAGCACCACCGGCCAGAAGAAGTCGTTCCACGCCCCCTGGAACTGGGTGATCGCCAGCGCGATGAGGGCCGGGCCCGCCTGCGGCAGCATCACCCGCCAGAAGGTCGTGAAGGGCCCCGCCCCGTCGATGGAGGCGGACTCCTCCAGCTCGCGCGGCATCCCCTCGAAAAACTGCTTCATCAGGAAGACGCCGCCCGCCGCGACCAGCCCCTGAAGCCACAGGCCCCAGAGGTTGAGCAGCCCCAGGTCGCGCAGCAGCACGTAATTGCTCACCAGGTTCACCTGCGCGGGCACCATCTGCACGAACAGCACGCCCAAGATGAAGATCAGGCCCTTGCCGGGGAAGTTCAGCCGCGCCAGCGCGTACCCGGCCAGCGAGCAGAACACGATGGCCGCCACGACCCGCAGCAGGGCGTACAGGAAGGAGTTGCTCACCCAGCGCAGGAAGAGGCTGCGGCCACTCTGCGGGTCGGTCGTCTCGTTAAAGGCCCGGCGGTAGTTGTTGAAGGTGTACCCCAGGATGCCGGGGGTCACGTTGCGGTAGGCGAACGAGCGGTCGAAATTCTGCCGGTCGCTGGGCGGCAGGGTGCTGCCCACGATGCTCTGCCCGCGCTGCACGTCCACCTGAAGCGGCGTGCGCTGGATCACCGGGCCGCGCAGGTAGTAGGTGCCGTTCGCCCGCACGAGTTCGACCAGTTGCGTCTCGCTGAGGTCGAACTGGCGCTGCTGAGCCTCGGGGGTGTCGAGCGTGACCCGGACGCGCTGCCCGCCAGGCAGGAGGGCGGTCAGGTCATTGCCCACCTGCGGGCCGATCTTGGCGCGGACCACCTCGCCCTGCTGCCGGGTCAGGGGCGGGTAGGTGACCGTGACCCGGTAGGAGCGCACCTCGCCCGCCCCGCCCGTCTGCACGGTCCGGAGCTGCGCGTAGTCTCGCGCCTGGGCCTGCCGGGCGAGCGCGACGAGGCTCTGCGGCTGGTACGGAAAGAGCGAGGCGGCGGGCGGGTCCTGCGGTGCGTCTGCGGGAGAACGCACCGACACGTCGAAGCTCACCGAGCGGCCCGGCACCAGGCCCCCGTTCCAGCCGTCCGCGCCGCCCTGCACGCCGAGGTTGTACGCGGTGGAGATGTAGCGCGGGGTGAGCTGCGGGATGATCAAGCGGGGCGGGTACTCGTTGGGGTTGTCCTTGAAGCTGCTGACCGTGCCCAGCAGGAAGGGCCCGATGAAGAACAGGCTCATCACCAGCATGAACAGGTACAGCCAGCCCGCCCGCGCCCAGCGGCGCCGCGCCAGCCAGCGGTCCTGCTCCTGGGCCGACCCGAACCGGGCAGGCGGAGACGGAACGGTCGAGGTGGTCATTGCGCCTCCGGGGCCACGAAGAATCTGCGCTGGAGAAAGACCATCAGCAGGATGATCAGCGCCAGGATGATCGCCGCCGCCGCCGCCATGTTCACGGGCGCGGCCCCCGACTTGAAGGTGTTGGTGTACACGTAGTAGGCCAGCGTGATCAGCGTCTCCTGGGGCGCCGCGCTTCCAATCACCGCCACCTGGTCGAACATCTGCATCGTGCCGATCAGGCTGATGGTCACCACGTAAAAGGTCACCGGGCGCAGCATGGGCACCGTCACCCGCAGCAGCTTCTGGGCGGGCGTCGCCCCGTCGATGTCGGCGGCCTCGTACAGCGCGGCGGGGATATTCTGGAGTCCCGCCAGGAAGAACAGCATGAGCGTCGGAATGGTCGTGAAGGTGTTCATGATGACGACCACGAGGAGCGGCATACTCAGCACCCGCACGCCCCCGATGCTCAGCCACGAGTCCGAGAAGTACTGGAAGTCGTAGGGCTGCACGTCGCGGGCCCCGACGACGCCCAGCACGTTCAGGCCCAGGGTGACGGCCAGGGCGATCAGCGCACTCATCGCCGCCAGCGCCGGGTCAAACCATTTCGCGGGCAGCCTGCGGGACCGCTCGAACAGCACCTGCGCGACCTGCACGAGGGCCATCACACCCAGGAAGGTCAGGATCAGCGGCAGGTACGTCAGCCACTGGGTGATCAGGTAGTTGACCACCCCGCGCCGCTGAAACAGCCACAGGAAGATCAGGGTGATGACCACCGAACTCGTGATGCTGGGCATGTACCACGCCGAACGGAAAAAGGACTGACCCTTGATTTTGTTGTTCAGGGCCACGGCCATCAGGAGCGAGCCAATGGTTTGCAGCACCGTCACCAGGATCGAGAACACCAGCGTATTCGCCAGCGCCCGCTGAAAGAGCGAGTCGCCCAGCACGTCCAGGTACGGTTTGATGCCGATGACCCGGGCGTCGTTGAACAGGTTGAAGTCGGTGAACGAGTAATAGATCGCCCGGGCGAAGGCGTAGAAGAAGAACACCAGGATGGTGATCAGAAACGGCGCCAGGAACAGGAGTGCGGTGGCGGTCTGACCTTTTCGGAACATGGGGGCCTCCCACCGGAAGGAGAGGGGGCCGGGAGAGAAGGTGCGGCGTTCTCCCGGCCCCGCGAGTCTCAGGGCCTTATCGGCTCTGGAGGGTCGCCATGTCCTGCTGCGCCTTTCTCAGCGCGTTGGCGGCACTCTGCTGCCCGCTCAGCGCGGCGGCCAGCGCGGCGTTGATCGGCTTGGCCCAGTCCGGCCCCTTGGGCCCGAAGGTGTAGGGGGCGACGTTGCCGTCCGACGCGCCCGCGAAGACGGCGGCGGCGTTCTGGGCCTCGGGGGTGTTGCGCTTGAACAGCGCGTTGTTCGACAGCGCCGTGCGGCTGGGGATGGCGATGCCCTGCTCCAGCACGTACTGCTGCACCTGCGGGCCCGTCAGGATGTTCAGGACTTTGAGGGCGTTGGCGCGGTTTTTGCTGTTCGCGTTCACGGCCCAGCCTACGGTGTAGATGAAGTTGCCGCGCTTGCCGGTGCGGTCGGCCTTGGGCATCAGGGCGGTGCCGTACTTCAGGTTGGGGGCGTTGTCCTTGAGGAAGCCGGTGATCCAGTTGCCCTCGATGGCGACGGCGACCTTGCCGGTGCCCAGGCAGCCGCCCGACCAATCCTGCGAAATCTCGCTGGGCTGGATGCCCACCTTGTCCTTCGTCAGGCCGGTGTACCAGTTGAAGGCCGCCTGGAACGCCGGGTCGAGCAGGTTGGTCTTGCCGTTCGCGCCGAACTGCTTCCAGCCCGCGCCGATGGCAAAGGCCCCCATGCGCGCGTAGTCGGGCGCGAGGCAGATGCCGTAGTAGTCGCTGCCCAGCGCCTTTTTGAGGTTGGTCAGCTTGGTGGTCAGGCTGCTCCAGGTGTCGTTGTTGTTGGGATACGCAACCTTGGCCTCGTCGAAGAGGTCCTTGTTGTAGACCAGCGTCAGGGTGTTGAAATCCTTGGGGATGGCGTAGACCCTGCCGTTCCGGGTGAAGGCGTTGGTCAGGCTCCTGACGAAGGGGGAGGTGTTGACCTGGCCGGTCAGGGGCAGCACCTTGCCCGTGGCGATGTAGGTGTCGAGCGTCTCCCCGGGCAGGTAGAACAGGTCGCCCGCCGAGCCGGAGGCCAGCAACGTGGTCAGGCCCTGGTTGTAGTCGCCCTGGAGGGCTTGGTACGTCACGGTGACGCCCCTCAGTTGGGGCCGGACGAAGCGGTTGATCATCTCCGGGTAGATGGTGTTGTCCTGCCCCGCGTACCCGTTGATCTTGATGGCGCTCTGGGCGGCGGCGCTGGACGCGAGGACGGCGAGGCTGACGAGCAGGGCGTGTTTCATACTTCTCCTCCGGAAAGGGGCGCGCGTGCCACGGGGGACACGGTCGCGCCGGGGGTCAGGTGAACGGGGATGAATTCGCCACGGGGTGAGAGCCCCGAGATGGCCTCGCTGACGAGTTGGAGAGCGGTCGAAGCGATGAGGGGGATGTTCTGCACCACGGTGGTCAGCCGGATGTTGAGCGGCACCTCCGGCAGGCCGTCGAAGCCCACCACGGAAACGTCCCCCGGCACGCGGACGCCCAGGTCCTCCAGGGCGGCGATGGCCCCGGTGGCGCTCTCGTCGCTCTGGGCGAAGAGGCCGGTGAAGCGCGCGCCCTCCTCCCAGGCCCGGCGGACGGCGCGGTAGCCGCCGAGGACGGTGAAGTCGCTGGGCAACGACCCCACCCGCGCCCCCGCCCCCCGTGCCGTCCCCACGAAGCCCCGCTCCCGGTCCTGGGCCACCTGGCTGGTTCCCTCGCCGAGGTACATCAGGTCGCGGTGCCCGGCCTGAAGCAGGTGCCGCGCCGCGAGGGCCCCGCCCTCCTCGTCGTGGGGGGCGACCCAGAAGAAGTCGGGGTGGTGGCCGATCAACACGGAGGGCACGCCCGCCCGCCGCAGGAAGTCGAGCCGACGGTCCTCGTCCTGCTGCGCGTGCATCACCAGGACCGCCGTGGGCAGGTGGGGCAGGTTCCACACCTCGGTCCGCAGCCCCACGAGCTGCACGCCTTGCAGGGCGGTGTGGCTCTCCAGCGCCTCACGGAACAGGACGTAGTACGGGTGGAGCATCGGGTCGTCCCGGTCCAGCAGCAGCCCCAGCGTCTGCCCCTTGCGCCAGCTCAGGTGCCGGGCGGCGGGGTCGGGGCTGTACCCCATCCGCTGCATGACCTCCTGCACCCGCTCGCGCGTGCCCGCCGCGACGGTGGTGTGCCCGTTGAGCACGC is part of the Deinococcus planocerae genome and encodes:
- a CDS encoding carbohydrate ABC transporter permease, giving the protein MFRKGQTATALLFLAPFLITILVFFFYAFARAIYYSFTDFNLFNDARVIGIKPYLDVLGDSLFQRALANTLVFSILVTVLQTIGSLLMAVALNNKIKGQSFFRSAWYMPSITSSVVITLIFLWLFQRRGVVNYLITQWLTYLPLILTFLGVMALVQVAQVLFERSRRLPAKWFDPALAAMSALIALAVTLGLNVLGVVGARDVQPYDFQYFSDSWLSIGGVRVLSMPLLVVVIMNTFTTIPTLMLFFLAGLQNIPAALYEAADIDGATPAQKLLRVTVPMLRPVTFYVVTISLIGTMQMFDQVAVIGSAAPQETLITLAYYVYTNTFKSGAAPVNMAAAAAIILALIILLMVFLQRRFFVAPEAQ
- a CDS encoding LacI family DNA-binding transcriptional regulator, whose product is MTDLLPRPTINDIAVAAGVSKGTVSRVLNGHTTVAAGTRERVQEVMQRMGYSPDPAARHLSWRKGQTLGLLLDRDDPMLHPYYVLFREALESHTALQGVQLVGLRTEVWNLPHLPTAVLVMHAQQDEDRRLDFLRRAGVPSVLIGHHPDFFWVAPHDEEGGALAARHLLQAGHRDLMYLGEGTSQVAQDRERGFVGTARGAGARVGSLPSDFTVLGGYRAVRRAWEEGARFTGLFAQSDESATGAIAALEDLGVRVPGDVSVVGFDGLPEVPLNIRLTTVVQNIPLIASTALQLVSEAISGLSPRGEFIPVHLTPGATVSPVARAPLSGGEV
- a CDS encoding glycogen debranching N-terminal domain-containing protein, yielding MLSTRTVLKENDLYLVGNRHYQAVGEEGGLYRRDTRYLSRYAWRLDGQPPQHLVLHERWPFWLHEQAANPNVGYTMRVGITRDLTVTGTELRDHLRVTLYEPGTHRLSLELGADFLDMFEVRGWPGKLGAREVEARETPGGVEFSYTARDGLRCRTLVRASPAPSWDGGALVWEITGDTEIRVSVFPLQGDEEPTPGDPDALAREYAALRPPVTLPDPLDAQVVERSVQDLRSLSFHTDFGPFPAAGLPWFVAPFGRDSLIIALLVHEQHPDLAVTVARFLAARQGRKHDPATLEEPGKIMHEERVGELTRLGRTPHRPYYATADATPLFVWLVGELSQKRPDLARELRPNWEAALEWLTTLGDPDGDGLIEYTPDPGGITNAVWKDSGDSTFTEGGVDVSGHVAVIEVQGYAYAAYLAAARMYRELGEPERGAEWEGRAASLRETFQRAFWWPERGYYVHGLNGDKRPLRVLVSNPAHTLWTGIIPPEYAEQVARTALGDELWSGWGIRTLGVNEIRFNPVSYHNGSVWPHDTAVAALGFERYGLHEEARQVTRALFDAARWATDHRLSELFAGFPREDGPPVPYPAACHPQGWDAAIPLALAHLLAEPVERETVGATLL
- a CDS encoding extracellular solute-binding protein encodes the protein MKHALLVSLAVLASSAAAQSAIKINGYAGQDNTIYPEMINRFVRPQLRGVTVTYQALQGDYNQGLTTLLASGSAGDLFYLPGETLDTYIATGKVLPLTGQVNTSPFVRSLTNAFTRNGRVYAIPKDFNTLTLVYNKDLFDEAKVAYPNNNDTWSSLTTKLTNLKKALGSDYYGICLAPDYARMGAFAIGAGWKQFGANGKTNLLDPAFQAAFNWYTGLTKDKVGIQPSEISQDWSGGCLGTGKVAVAIEGNWITGFLKDNAPNLKYGTALMPKADRTGKRGNFIYTVGWAVNANSKNRANALKVLNILTGPQVQQYVLEQGIAIPSRTALSNNALFKRNTPEAQNAAAVFAGASDGNVAPYTFGPKGPDWAKPINAALAAALSGQQSAANALRKAQQDMATLQSR
- a CDS encoding carbohydrate ABC transporter permease, with product MTTSTVPSPPARFGSAQEQDRWLARRRWARAGWLYLFMLVMSLFFIGPFLLGTVSSFKDNPNEYPPRLIIPQLTPRYISTAYNLGVQGGADGWNGGLVPGRSVSFDVSVRSPADAPQDPPAASLFPYQPQSLVALARQAQARDYAQLRTVQTGGAGEVRSYRVTVTYPPLTRQQGEVVRAKIGPQVGNDLTALLPGGQRVRVTLDTPEAQQRQFDLSETQLVELVRANGTYYLRGPVIQRTPLQVDVQRGQSIVGSTLPPSDRQNFDRSFAYRNVTPGILGYTFNNYRRAFNETTDPQSGRSLFLRWVSNSFLYALLRVVAAIVFCSLAGYALARLNFPGKGLIFILGVLFVQMVPAQVNLVSNYVLLRDLGLLNLWGLWLQGLVAAGGVFLMKQFFEGMPRELEESASIDGAGPFTTFWRVMLPQAGPALIALAITQFQGAWNDFFWPVVLLRENTNFTLTVGLSSFRQAYGGQGDYGLILAGAVLSAIPVIIVFVIFQRYFVDTGADSAVKG